A window of the Lolium perenne isolate Kyuss_39 chromosome 7, Kyuss_2.0, whole genome shotgun sequence genome harbors these coding sequences:
- the LOC127315581 gene encoding uncharacterized protein yields MELVKNWVGENPDFKAVSDRNKANRGSQGTHTAGSSSTDRYRERLGKKLGRELGEMEAWTHMKLVTPGPNEPRPAPEMYYGKAKENKERYCEEYAKLHPEVEDPMTEPVDEVAMMLAGSGQPHGH; encoded by the exons atggagttggtcaagaattgggtcggcgaaaaccccgatttcaaggccgtgagcgaccggaacaaggccaaccgtggttctcagggaacacacactgcggggagcagcagcaccgatcgctatcgggagcgtctg gggaagaagctcgggagggaacttggtgagatggaagcgtggacgcacatgaagctggtgacgcccggtccgaacgagcctcggcccgcgcctgagatgtactacggcaaggccaaagagaacaaggaaagatactgcgaggagtacgccaagctccatccagaggtggaggaccctatgaccgagccggtcgacgaggtggcgatgatgctggCGGGGTCCGGCCAGCCGCATGGAC ATTAA
- the LOC139833366 gene encoding uncharacterized protein — protein sequence MIKELLRIGSQFVGYREYAARAEEKLSEANERVDALAQKLEQSEAVRKKAELAASKAKAEVDEAKVKAASVEELQRRLKDAESALDEQKTAQLCVNKRSSSV from the exons atgatcaaagagcttcttcggatcgggtcccaatttgttgggtaccgtgaatatgccgccagagccgaag aaaaactttcagaggccaacgaacgtgtcgacgcacttgctcaaaaactcgagcaaagtgaggcggttcgcaagaaagctgaacttgctgctagcaaagccaaggccgaggttgatgaagccaaggtgaaagctgctagtgtcgaggagctgcagagaaggctcaaagatgccgaatctgccttagatgagcagaaAACCGCACAACTGTGCGTGAACAAGAGATCATCaagcgtctga